One stretch of Herpetosiphonaceae bacterium DNA includes these proteins:
- a CDS encoding JAB domain-containing protein, with protein MIRVLSAVLRPLPAGRVTCPADGAALLMAEMSHLQQEQLRVICLDILKRVQTIHTVYQGQLSAVESRTIELFREAFRRNSAAIILVHNHPSGDLLVTRQAVIVGKLLDVEVLDHLIIGRGHWVSLREKFPQKFATWKT; from the coding sequence ATGATCAGGGTGCTGAGCGCTGTGCTGCGTCCGCTGCCCGCCGGGCGGGTGACATGCCCGGCGGATGGGGCCGCGCTGCTGATGGCGGAGATGAGCCATCTTCAGCAGGAGCAGCTTCGGGTGATCTGCCTGGATATCCTCAAGCGCGTCCAGACGATCCACACCGTGTATCAGGGCCAGCTTAGCGCGGTGGAGTCCCGCACGATCGAACTCTTCCGCGAGGCATTCCGGCGCAACAGCGCGGCGATCATCCTCGTCCACAATCACCCCTCCGGCGATCTGCTGGTCACGCGGCAGGCTGTGATCGTGGGTAAGCTCCTTGACGTGGAAGTGCTCGATCACCTGATCATCGGGCGCGGGCATTGGGTGAGTCTCCGCGAGAAATTCCCCCAGAAATTCGCTACCTGGAAGACATAA